In a genomic window of Nostoc sp. UHCC 0870:
- a CDS encoding FHA domain-containing serine/threonine-protein kinase, with amino-acid sequence MVTLTLLEPQQKTPLKQWCFENSAVIRIGRAADNHVVLTDSLVSRHHLEIRQVSSAKNPGSWQVISKGTNGTFLDGVLVIQGSLPNNAQLQLAQGGPILQFQIQEETAPNPNLRSPTVSSSSSPTVGRSPFPDAGEIPGNIVKPVVSSSKSSSSSHSCNHEGNAPGNLFCVHCGQPIVVQQTIRRYQVLRTLGQGGMGTTYLAWDGDSLIAGRQQLFVLKQMNADMAKIAKAQELFEREANTLKSLNHEGIPKYYDFFVEAGKKYLAMELVHGQDLEKRIYTTGPVTPKLAIAWMIQTCHILDYLHSQEPPLIHRDIKPANLMVRNANNQIVVLDFGAVKEIGTTPGTRIGAEGYCAPEQERGQPLTQSDLYAIGPTLIFLLTGENPFKFYRQKGRSFHFDVSKIPTVTPQLREIIERVTEPLPRDRYQTAKELAQALANCH; translated from the coding sequence GTGGTTACTCTCACCTTGTTAGAACCGCAACAAAAAACACCCCTTAAACAGTGGTGTTTTGAAAATTCCGCCGTAATTCGGATTGGTCGAGCGGCGGATAATCATGTTGTTTTAACTGATAGTTTGGTTTCCCGGCATCATCTCGAAATTCGGCAAGTCAGTTCTGCTAAGAATCCTGGCTCATGGCAAGTGATTAGTAAAGGCACAAATGGCACTTTTTTAGACGGTGTGCTGGTAATTCAGGGTTCGTTGCCTAATAATGCCCAGCTACAACTGGCGCAGGGTGGACCAATCTTGCAGTTCCAGATTCAGGAGGAGACAGCACCGAATCCTAATTTGCGATCGCCTACGGTGAGCAGTAGTTCATCGCCTACGGTGGGGCGTAGCCCATTCCCTGATGCTGGCGAGATACCGGGAAATATTGTTAAACCAGTTGTTTCTAGTAGCAAGTCGAGTAGTTCATCCCACAGTTGCAACCATGAAGGTAATGCTCCTGGGAATCTGTTTTGTGTTCATTGTGGTCAACCTATTGTTGTACAGCAGACAATTCGCCGTTACCAGGTGTTGCGAACTCTGGGACAGGGAGGTATGGGTACTACTTATTTAGCTTGGGATGGAGATAGCTTGATTGCAGGACGACAGCAATTATTCGTGTTGAAGCAAATGAATGCTGATATGGCAAAAATTGCCAAAGCTCAGGAATTGTTTGAACGGGAGGCTAACACCCTTAAATCCCTGAATCATGAGGGAATTCCTAAGTATTATGACTTTTTTGTAGAAGCTGGTAAAAAATACTTGGCAATGGAATTAGTTCATGGCCAGGATTTAGAAAAACGCATCTATACAACTGGGCCAGTTACACCAAAGCTAGCGATCGCCTGGATGATTCAAACCTGCCATATTCTAGATTACCTCCACAGCCAAGAACCACCACTGATTCACCGTGATATTAAACCCGCTAACCTGATGGTACGAAATGCGAATAATCAAATAGTTGTGCTAGATTTTGGCGCAGTGAAAGAGATTGGTACAACCCCTGGTACTCGCATAGGTGCAGAAGGCTATTGCGCCCCCGAACAGGAACGGGGACAACCTCTAACACAATCTGATTTATATGCGATCGGACCTACACTAATTTTTCTGCTGACAGGCGAAAACCCTTTCAAATTTTATCGTCAAAAAGGGCGCAGTTTTCACTTTGACGTGAGCAAAATTCCCACTGTCACGCCCCAATTAAGGGAGATTATTGAGCGTGTTACCGAACCTTTACCGCGCGATCGTTATCAAACGGCGAAGGAACTAGCCCAAGCATTAGCTAATTGTCATTAA
- a CDS encoding aminotransferase class IV → MFWYNGSLIQSHTLELDINDPGLLYGATIFTTLRVYNSSLDSSLTNWQAHCDRLLFSLQAFSWQQPDWKRLRQGAEAMLTHFPVLRITIFPDGREWIIGRILPEDLSAKQKHGVACAVASSAWSRSLPSHKTGNYLGAWLAKNTVSGNAQEAILVDGTGNWLETSTGNLWGWVNGSWWTPSLTAGILPGISRQQLMSRLHNHQQVVHEEHWTPKFVQSLEAIAYTNSVVEIIPIHTVNQPTGSLQYNPYHPSLQKLRGLLFSMTEL, encoded by the coding sequence ATGTTCTGGTACAACGGTAGTTTAATTCAGTCCCACACTCTGGAATTAGATATTAATGACCCAGGTTTACTTTATGGGGCAACGATTTTTACAACTTTACGAGTGTATAACAGTTCGCTAGATAGTAGTTTAACTAACTGGCAGGCACATTGCGATCGCCTACTTTTCTCTCTACAAGCTTTTAGTTGGCAACAACCAGACTGGAAACGCTTACGTCAAGGCGCAGAGGCGATGTTAACTCACTTCCCCGTTCTCAGAATTACCATCTTTCCCGATGGTAGGGAATGGATAATTGGCAGAATATTACCAGAGGATTTGTCAGCAAAGCAAAAACACGGTGTTGCTTGTGCTGTTGCTAGTTCAGCATGGTCTCGTAGTCTTCCTTCTCATAAAACTGGTAACTACCTGGGTGCTTGGTTAGCCAAAAACACAGTCTCAGGAAATGCCCAAGAAGCCATTCTTGTAGATGGCACAGGGAATTGGCTGGAAACCAGCACAGGTAATCTTTGGGGGTGGGTTAATGGTAGTTGGTGGACACCATCATTAACTGCGGGTATATTACCTGGAATTAGCCGTCAGCAATTAATGAGTCGGCTGCACAATCATCAACAGGTAGTGCATGAAGAACATTGGACACCTAAATTCGTCCAAAGCTTAGAAGCGATCGCCTACACTAATAGTGTGGTGGAAATTATCCCCATACATACCGTTAATCAGCCTACAGGGTCGCTACAATATAATCCCTACCATCCAAGCTTACAAAAACTAAGGGGACTATTATTTAGCATGACAGAACTATGA
- the ftsH3 gene encoding ATP-dependent zinc metalloprotease FtsH3 gives MNKRWRNAGLYALLFIVVIALGTAFFDKPRESRETWRYSQFIQEVEKGRVEKVSLSADRSTALVTPRYDPSKKLVTLVNDPDLINTLTTKGVDISVSPQSEDGLWLKALSSLFLPVLLLVGLFFLLRRAQNGPGSQAMNFGKSKARVQMEPQTQVTFSDVAGIDQAKLELNEVVDFLKNADRFTAVGAKIPKGVLLVGPPGTGKTLLARAVAGEAGVPFFSISGSEFVEMFVGVGASRVRDLFEQAKTNAPCIVFIDEIDAVGRQRGAGLGGGNDEREQTLNQLLTEMDGFEGNTGIIIIAATNRPDVLDAALLRPGRFDRQVVVDRPDYAGRSEILKVHARGKTLAKDVDLDKIARRTPGFTGADLSNLLNEAAILAARRNLTEISMDEINDAIDRVLAGPEKKDRVMSEKRKTLVAYHEAGHALVGALMPDYDPVQKISIIPRGRAGGLTWFTPSEDRMDTGLYSRAYLENQMAVALGGRLAEEIIFGEEEVTTGASNDLQQVARVARQMITRFGMSDKLGPVALGRQQGNMFLGRDIMSERDFSEETAAAIDAEVRKLVDTAYDRAKDVLVSNRHILDQIAQMLVEKETVDADELQEILVNNDVKTAAFA, from the coding sequence GTGAATAAAAGATGGAGAAATGCGGGGCTGTACGCGCTGCTATTTATTGTTGTAATTGCACTTGGCACAGCTTTCTTTGATAAACCCCGCGAAAGTCGGGAAACATGGCGATATAGCCAATTTATTCAAGAAGTTGAAAAAGGCAGAGTGGAAAAAGTCAGCTTAAGTGCAGACCGTTCCACCGCTTTGGTAACACCCAGATACGACCCCAGTAAAAAACTTGTTACTTTAGTCAACGACCCAGACCTTATAAATACTCTTACTACCAAAGGCGTTGATATATCCGTTTCACCTCAAAGCGAAGATGGATTATGGCTCAAGGCACTAAGCAGCTTATTCCTCCCAGTATTACTGCTGGTAGGCTTATTCTTCTTGCTCCGTCGCGCTCAAAATGGCCCTGGTAGCCAAGCTATGAACTTTGGTAAATCCAAGGCGAGGGTGCAAATGGAGCCTCAAACTCAAGTCACCTTTAGCGATGTTGCCGGTATCGACCAAGCCAAATTAGAACTAAACGAAGTTGTAGACTTTTTGAAAAATGCCGATCGCTTTACCGCAGTCGGTGCAAAAATTCCTAAAGGTGTGCTACTAGTAGGCCCTCCCGGTACAGGTAAAACCCTCCTAGCTCGTGCAGTAGCCGGAGAAGCAGGTGTACCTTTCTTCTCCATCTCCGGTTCTGAGTTTGTGGAAATGTTTGTCGGTGTGGGTGCTTCCCGCGTCCGTGACTTATTTGAACAAGCTAAAACCAATGCTCCCTGTATCGTCTTCATTGATGAAATTGACGCTGTAGGTCGTCAACGGGGTGCAGGTTTAGGTGGTGGTAACGATGAACGGGAACAAACCCTTAACCAGTTACTCACCGAAATGGATGGATTTGAAGGCAACACCGGCATTATTATTATTGCCGCTACTAACCGTCCTGACGTATTAGACGCAGCTTTATTACGTCCCGGTCGTTTTGACCGTCAAGTCGTTGTAGACCGTCCCGACTATGCTGGACGTAGCGAAATCCTCAAAGTCCATGCTCGTGGTAAGACCCTAGCCAAAGACGTAGACCTAGATAAAATCGCTCGCCGTACCCCTGGCTTTACTGGTGCAGATTTATCTAACCTGCTCAATGAAGCGGCAATTTTGGCAGCAAGACGCAACTTGACCGAAATTTCGATGGATGAAATCAATGATGCCATCGATCGCGTCTTAGCTGGCCCAGAGAAGAAAGACCGGGTAATGAGCGAAAAACGCAAAACTCTAGTAGCTTATCATGAAGCTGGTCACGCTTTAGTTGGTGCTTTGATGCCCGACTATGACCCAGTACAAAAAATCAGCATCATTCCCCGTGGTCGTGCTGGTGGTTTAACTTGGTTCACCCCCAGCGAAGACCGCATGGATACTGGCTTGTACAGCCGCGCCTATCTAGAAAATCAGATGGCTGTGGCTTTAGGTGGTCGTTTAGCTGAAGAAATTATCTTTGGTGAAGAAGAAGTTACCACCGGTGCTTCCAACGACTTACAGCAAGTTGCTCGTGTAGCGCGTCAAATGATTACCCGATTTGGTATGAGTGATAAACTCGGCCCCGTCGCCCTTGGTCGTCAACAAGGCAATATGTTCCTCGGTCGGGATATCATGTCAGAGCGTGATTTCTCTGAAGAAACTGCTGCTGCTATTGACGCAGAAGTTCGGAAATTAGTAGACACAGCCTACGATCGCGCTAAAGATGTGTTAGTAAGTAACCGCCACATTTTAGATCAAATCGCGCAAATGCTGGTTGAAAAAGAAACTGTAGATGCCGATGAATTGCAAGAAATTCTGGTAAATAACGACGTAAAAACCGCCGCGTTTGCCTAG
- a CDS encoding (2Fe-2S) ferredoxin domain-containing protein, with translation MGDKFLTLSEFNLEGDFLGFIGNKPKKVKYLSLAISSGDVLIKLPKKLRTALSSSLEIGERINIYGVGKLNRYKGTIKLKAYQVTTISDGLHSHLTQDLPPQPSAKIMVCQKSGCMKRGGKGLLSDLEQTLCDRGLLDKVTIEHTDCQKRCSSAPNCVLMLGKKKYKKNCPDAIASLLEQYLTQIY, from the coding sequence ATGGGTGACAAATTTTTGACGTTATCAGAGTTTAATCTTGAGGGTGATTTTTTAGGTTTTATTGGCAATAAACCTAAAAAGGTTAAATACTTAAGTTTGGCAATTTCCTCTGGAGATGTGTTAATTAAACTACCAAAAAAGTTACGGACTGCTTTGAGTTCATCCTTAGAAATAGGTGAACGAATTAATATTTATGGTGTCGGTAAGTTAAATAGATATAAAGGTACAATTAAACTCAAAGCTTATCAAGTTACAACGATTAGCGATGGGCTACACTCCCATCTTACTCAAGATTTACCACCGCAACCATCAGCCAAGATCATGGTGTGTCAAAAATCCGGTTGCATGAAACGGGGTGGTAAAGGTTTATTATCAGATTTAGAACAGACTTTATGCGATCGCGGTTTACTCGACAAAGTAACTATCGAACACACAGACTGCCAAAAACGCTGTAGCAGTGCGCCAAACTGTGTTTTAATGCTAGGTAAGAAGAAATACAAGAAAAACTGTCCTGATGCGATCGCCTCACTCTTAGAACAATACTTGACTCAAATCTATTAG
- the nifT gene encoding putative nitrogen fixation protein NifT — protein sequence MKVMLRMDNGGNLTVYVPKKDLEEIVVKQTDGAEGKILTLANGWELEFLEIPDASNLPKTLEAKRIS from the coding sequence ATGAAAGTGATGTTACGAATGGATAATGGCGGTAACTTAACAGTCTATGTTCCTAAAAAAGACTTAGAGGAAATAGTAGTTAAACAAACAGATGGTGCTGAAGGCAAGATTCTGACCCTAGCTAACGGTTGGGAATTAGAATTTCTGGAAATACCCGATGCAAGTAATTTACCTAAAACCCTAGAAGCTAAAAGAATTTCCTAA
- a CDS encoding nitrogen fixation protein NifZ, with protein sequence MQRDEYELDLEPAFELGEKVRLRKQIKNDGTFPGRELGEILAKKGDIGYVSSIGTFLQRSYIYAIHFLDKGIIVGCREREIESAEENHESDVTNG encoded by the coding sequence ATGCAGCGCGATGAATACGAGTTGGATTTAGAACCCGCTTTTGAACTTGGAGAAAAAGTCAGACTTCGCAAACAAATTAAGAATGATGGCACATTTCCAGGGAGAGAACTGGGGGAAATTTTAGCGAAAAAGGGAGACATCGGTTATGTATCGAGTATAGGAACTTTTCTACAGCGTTCCTATATTTATGCAATACATTTTTTGGACAAAGGAATCATTGTTGGCTGTCGGGAAAGAGAAATAGAATCTGCTGAGGAAAACCATGAAAGTGATGTTACGAATGGATAA